In Nostoc sp. CENA543, a single genomic region encodes these proteins:
- a CDS encoding TldD/PmbA family protein codes for MGSENLLQDTLAERLLELAIKSGAEAAEVYQSRSLSRPVFFEANRLKQLETSQSEGTALRLWRNGRPGLTVAYGSVEPQAMVERAIALSKLNQPEVLELVNDSQEVYPNLGTAVPVEVLVGWGKEAIAIIRDAYPDVVCNSDWECDLEVTRIVNSRGLDAYYTDTTLSCYMSAEWVRGDDFLSVSDGQTQRDILEPEKLAQQILQRLTWAKENVSSPHGRVPVLFTSKAADMLWGTAQAALNGKRVLESASPWAERIGQQVIASSLTLYQDPSAGPYSCPFDDEGTPTNPLVFVESGILQNYYCDRTTGKKLGTDTTGNAVRPSLSSYPTPGLFNFLIKPGTASLQELIQNIDDGLIVDQMLGGGGGISGDFSINIELGYRVRKGEVIGRIKDTMVAGNIYTALKQIELGSDTDWNGSCYTPSLIVEGLSTTGRN; via the coding sequence ATGGGTTCTGAAAATTTGTTACAGGATACACTAGCAGAACGGCTACTGGAGTTAGCTATCAAATCGGGCGCAGAAGCAGCTGAGGTGTATCAGTCGCGATCGCTATCTCGTCCGGTGTTTTTTGAGGCTAACCGACTCAAACAACTAGAAACCAGTCAATCTGAAGGTACAGCACTGCGATTATGGCGCAATGGCCGTCCAGGACTCACGGTAGCTTATGGTTCTGTAGAACCACAAGCAATGGTAGAAAGGGCGATCGCTTTGAGCAAACTTAACCAGCCAGAAGTCTTGGAGTTAGTCAACGATTCTCAGGAAGTTTATCCCAATTTAGGGACAGCTGTACCTGTAGAAGTTTTAGTGGGTTGGGGAAAAGAAGCGATCGCCATCATCCGCGATGCTTATCCAGACGTGGTCTGTAATAGTGATTGGGAATGTGATTTAGAAGTAACAAGAATTGTCAACAGTAGAGGTTTAGACGCATATTATACTGATACAACATTAAGTTGCTATATGTCGGCTGAATGGGTAAGAGGGGATGATTTTTTGAGTGTTTCCGATGGTCAAACCCAGCGCGACATTTTAGAACCAGAAAAATTAGCCCAGCAAATTTTACAAAGATTGACGTGGGCAAAGGAAAATGTTTCGTCTCCTCATGGACGCGTCCCGGTGTTGTTCACATCGAAAGCGGCTGATATGTTATGGGGAACTGCCCAAGCGGCGTTAAATGGTAAACGAGTGCTAGAATCAGCTTCTCCTTGGGCAGAACGTATTGGTCAACAGGTAATTGCTTCTAGTCTAACTTTGTATCAAGACCCCTCAGCAGGCCCTTATAGCTGTCCTTTTGATGATGAAGGTACACCCACCAATCCTTTAGTATTTGTCGAAAGTGGCATCTTACAAAATTATTATTGCGATCGCACCACCGGAAAGAAACTAGGTACTGATACAACTGGGAACGCTGTCCGTCCTAGTTTAAGCAGTTATCCTACCCCTGGGTTATTTAATTTTCTGATCAAACCTGGTACAGCATCATTACAAGAGTTAATTCAAAATATCGATGACGGTTTAATCGTAGATCAAATGTTAGGTGGTGGTGGCGGTATTTCCGGCGACTTTTCCATCAACATCGAACTAGGTTATCGCGTCCGCAAAGGAGAAGTTATCGGACGTATAAAAGATACGATGGTAGCAGGTAATATCTATACGGCTCTCAAACAAATAGAATTAGGTAGTGATACTGATTGGAATGGCTCTTGTTACACTCCATCTTTGATAGTAGAAGGACTATCGACAACGGGGAGGAATTAG
- a CDS encoding chemotaxis protein CheB: MCFKIVVVGTSLGGLSALQKILGNLPPHFPAAIAIVQHRHKESDATLKALLQTYTLLPIQEVEDKDEIIPGRVYLAPPDYHLLVEPGYFALSIDQPVSYARPSIDVLFESAADTYGGRVIGLILTGANQDGKQGLKKIKARGGITIVQEPSTAESPIMPAAAMADLAVDWILQLPEISDLLVNICYSTGN; the protein is encoded by the coding sequence GTGTGTTTTAAAATTGTTGTAGTGGGGACTTCGTTGGGGGGATTATCAGCTTTGCAAAAAATTCTTGGTAATTTACCACCTCATTTTCCTGCCGCGATCGCCATTGTGCAGCATCGTCATAAGGAATCAGACGCTACCCTCAAAGCATTACTGCAAACATACACATTATTACCAATTCAAGAGGTAGAAGATAAAGATGAAATCATCCCAGGTAGAGTGTATTTAGCACCACCTGATTATCATTTGCTAGTTGAACCTGGTTATTTTGCGCTGTCGATAGATCAGCCTGTGTCTTACGCTAGACCATCAATAGATGTATTGTTTGAATCAGCAGCTGATACCTACGGGGGACGCGTGATTGGTCTAATATTAACAGGAGCAAATCAAGATGGTAAACAAGGACTGAAAAAAATTAAGGCGCGAGGAGGTATTACCATCGTACAAGAACCAAGTACGGCCGAAAGTCCGATTATGCCTGCCGCAGCTATGGCTGATCTGGCAGTAGATTGGATTTTACAACTACCAGAAATTTCGGATTTACTAGTCAATATTTGTTATTCCACAGGGAACTGA
- a CDS encoding response regulator: MQPELKVNILLVDDKLENLLALEAVLERLGANLVRATTGEDALRCLLNQDFAVILLDVQMPGMDGFETATMIRSRGRSRQTPIIFLTAFSSNEQMLFKGYALGAVDYLLKPIESHILLSKVTVFVELFKKTQAVQRQAAQLTAMNAELRQSEERFRCLSTCSPVGIFETDTEGHCKYTNPRYQAICGLSAVDTLHTKWIDSVHLEDRARAVASWNAYIQQGGDYSEEFQFYTHDGSLRWVQVRSSPMLSNQGELLGYVGTLEDITARKQAEEIRAQVIREQTARQEAEATNRMKDEFLAVLSHELRTPLTAMLGWSKILRAKKLDATATARALEAIERNANTQVQLIEDILDVSRIIRGQLRLNLCAVNPVSVIEAALEVVRPLADTKDIELHTFLNMNLGSVCGDPSRLQQIVWNLLTNAIKFTPQGGKVEVHLTGIELERTEQENQKISASIPVGIPKSSVYAQIQVIDTGIGITPEFLPKVFERFRQADSTTTRSHSGLGLGLAIVRHLVELHGGIITADSPGEGQGAIFTVQLPLIGANQENVNQPQEVNFWQSSTPLQGVKVLIVDDEIDTCNLLVCLLEESGAIAHAANSTEAALAILEESQPDILITDLAMSDSDGYSFIHRLRNLEAHQGGNIPAIALTACSPEAASPPSIPLGFQQHLFKPIESDKLIATVINLLEKTAVGKM; encoded by the coding sequence ATGCAGCCCGAACTCAAAGTCAACATCCTCCTAGTAGATGATAAGTTGGAAAATTTGCTCGCACTAGAGGCGGTTTTAGAACGTTTGGGCGCAAATCTAGTGCGAGCTACCACCGGCGAGGACGCTTTAAGATGCCTGCTAAATCAGGATTTTGCCGTCATTTTATTAGATGTGCAGATGCCGGGAATGGATGGTTTTGAAACCGCGACAATGATTCGCAGTCGGGGGCGATCGCGTCAAACTCCCATTATCTTTTTAACAGCATTTAGTAGCAACGAACAAATGTTGTTTAAAGGTTATGCTTTAGGAGCTGTAGATTATCTCCTGAAACCGATAGAATCTCATATTTTACTGTCGAAAGTGACAGTATTTGTCGAATTATTTAAAAAAACTCAAGCAGTCCAACGTCAAGCAGCGCAACTCACAGCCATGAATGCAGAATTGCGCCAAAGTGAGGAAAGATTCCGTTGTTTGAGTACCTGTTCTCCTGTAGGCATTTTTGAAACAGATACAGAAGGACACTGTAAATATACTAATCCCCGCTATCAGGCGATTTGTGGTTTGAGTGCGGTAGATACCTTACATACAAAATGGATCGATTCAGTTCACCTAGAAGATAGAGCCAGAGCCGTCGCCAGTTGGAATGCTTATATTCAACAAGGTGGCGACTATTCAGAAGAATTTCAGTTTTATACCCATGATGGTAGCCTGCGATGGGTGCAGGTGCGCTCCTCTCCTATGCTTTCTAATCAAGGGGAATTATTGGGCTATGTAGGGACTTTAGAAGATATTACCGCCCGTAAACAAGCCGAAGAAATCCGCGCTCAAGTAATTCGGGAACAAACCGCAAGACAAGAAGCAGAAGCTACCAATCGCATGAAGGATGAATTTTTAGCGGTATTATCCCACGAACTGCGAACACCCCTCACCGCCATGTTAGGCTGGTCGAAAATCCTCCGCGCTAAAAAGCTAGACGCAACAGCCACAGCCCGCGCCCTAGAAGCAATTGAACGCAATGCCAATACTCAAGTACAGCTAATTGAAGATATTTTAGATGTATCGCGGATTATTCGTGGTCAACTGCGCCTCAATTTATGTGCAGTGAATCCTGTGTCAGTCATTGAAGCCGCTTTAGAGGTAGTGCGCCCCTTAGCAGATACTAAAGATATTGAATTACACACTTTCTTGAATATGAACTTGGGTTCAGTGTGTGGTGATCCATCACGATTACAGCAGATTGTCTGGAATCTGCTCACCAACGCCATTAAATTTACACCCCAAGGTGGTAAGGTAGAAGTCCATTTAACAGGTATTGAACTGGAAAGGACTGAACAAGAAAATCAGAAAATTTCGGCTTCTATTCCTGTGGGTATTCCTAAATCTTCTGTTTACGCTCAAATTCAAGTTATTGATACAGGAATTGGGATTACTCCAGAATTTCTGCCGAAAGTCTTTGAACGTTTCCGTCAAGCCGATAGTACCACCACGCGATCGCACAGTGGACTGGGTTTAGGATTAGCCATTGTCAGGCATTTAGTAGAATTGCATGGTGGTATAATTACCGCCGATAGTCCAGGAGAAGGACAAGGTGCAATCTTTACAGTCCAACTACCTTTGATCGGTGCAAATCAAGAGAATGTCAATCAACCACAGGAAGTAAATTTTTGGCAAAGTTCCACACCCCTCCAAGGAGTCAAAGTCTTAATCGTCGATGATGAAATTGATACCTGTAATTTATTAGTTTGCTTATTAGAAGAATCCGGCGCGATCGCGCATGCTGCCAACTCCACAGAAGCAGCGTTAGCAATACTAGAAGAATCACAACCTGACATTTTAATCACTGATTTAGCAATGTCAGACTCAGATGGTTATAGTTTCATTCACAGATTACGCAACCTAGAAGCACACCAAGGCGGTAATATTCCAGCGATCGCCCTCACAGCTTGTTCTCCTGAAGCCGCATCTCCTCCATCTATTCCCCTGGGATTTCAGCAACATTTATTCAAGCCGATTGAATCCGATAAATTAATTGCTACAGTCATCAATCTTTTGGAGAAAACCGCAGTCGGGAAAATGTAA
- a CDS encoding zinc-dependent metalloprotease, with product MKNWLRKLAIYTILVLCSFLFNVIGAAADQVTNPDVQQLNSMAMEENLVDADAFELGRKGDFWRFREIMQATDKQEGLFNFYQSPDSGNIYWEIQPEQLNKNYLAAVTLESGIGEGGIYSGLPLADFLFYLRPVNNHLHFVVRNVKFRTDATKPEQRSLARSFSDSVLYSLPIDSINPYNHHILINLHDLLMRDFPGLTPLLKYSLQTDYRLEIDKSYFGKISSFPENVEIDTIYGFSSAEGANLVTLPDSRALTLKVHYSFSQLPENNGYIPRLADDRVGYFITAFQDFSHNDGLDTFVRYINRWHLEPSDPDAALSPPKKPIVFWIENAVPLEYRNAIREGVLMWNKAFAKAGFENAVEVRQMPDDANWQPADVRYNTIRWFNSLDAGFAKGPIRVNPLTGEILDADIIIDANMVRSVNQQYRALRNTTTSLGDNSCPTLDKQQESSEFCYGMESTNQAAFGSLALSLLPQTTPQPELMQEYVHQYLRSVVAHEVGHTLGLRHNFQGSTMLTPEQLNDTAITHTKGLVASVMDYVPVNIAPQGVKQGDYFPWVVGPYDEWAIEYGYKPSPHAGLKPYIPEAEKDFLEQIALASPQPELSYSTDEDIWDINPLANVWDMSSDVLVYSQWQMDNARVMWQHLNEHSLAKGESYSNLGVLFNKILQYYFRNATLLSKYIGGQSFQRLHVGDDYSWVFVGVPRDKQHQALTKLQEYVFAEDAFTFSPQLLNQLAPSRWEHWGSMTPSNRLDYPIHERILQFQTRILRSLLDSDRLHRLRDLELKNPNNQALSIPELFDSLQTGIWTELFHNTQPKQISSMRRSLQREHLNILLAMLLHQNDLPEDACTLAWYELQQLQRAIDYQLQKFAPQLDIYTIAHLQFSSDRITKALNAQLLSQG from the coding sequence ATGAAAAACTGGCTCAGGAAATTGGCAATCTATACCATATTGGTGTTGTGTAGTTTTCTATTTAATGTTATCGGTGCAGCAGCTGACCAAGTGACCAATCCTGATGTACAGCAACTAAATTCAATGGCAATGGAGGAAAACTTAGTTGATGCTGATGCTTTTGAGTTAGGTAGAAAGGGTGATTTCTGGCGATTTCGGGAGATAATGCAAGCAACAGACAAACAAGAGGGGCTGTTTAACTTTTATCAAAGTCCTGATTCTGGAAACATTTACTGGGAAATTCAGCCTGAGCAGTTAAATAAAAATTACCTGGCGGCGGTAACTTTGGAATCGGGCATTGGGGAAGGTGGAATTTATAGTGGCTTACCGTTGGCGGACTTTCTATTTTACTTGCGCCCAGTTAATAATCACTTGCATTTTGTGGTGCGTAATGTTAAATTTCGCACTGATGCTACAAAACCAGAACAGCGATCGCTAGCTCGTTCTTTTAGTGATTCGGTTCTGTATTCCCTACCTATAGATAGTATTAATCCTTACAATCATCATATTTTGATTAACCTGCATGATCTATTGATGCGGGATTTTCCAGGTTTAACACCCTTGTTAAAATACTCACTTCAAACTGATTACCGTTTAGAAATCGATAAGTCTTATTTCGGTAAAATCAGCAGCTTTCCAGAGAATGTAGAAATAGATACCATTTATGGGTTTTCTTCAGCAGAAGGAGCAAATTTAGTTACATTACCCGATAGTCGAGCCTTAACGCTGAAGGTACATTACAGTTTTTCCCAACTTCCAGAAAACAACGGCTATATTCCCCGACTGGCTGACGACCGAGTAGGATATTTCATTACAGCTTTTCAAGATTTTTCGCACAATGACGGGTTAGATACCTTTGTGCGCTACATTAATCGTTGGCATTTAGAACCATCTGATCCTGATGCAGCCCTATCTCCACCCAAAAAACCGATAGTATTTTGGATTGAAAATGCTGTTCCCTTAGAATACCGCAATGCCATCCGTGAAGGTGTGTTGATGTGGAACAAAGCTTTTGCTAAAGCTGGTTTTGAAAATGCGGTGGAAGTGCGGCAAATGCCGGATGATGCTAATTGGCAACCGGCTGATGTGCGCTACAATACGATTCGCTGGTTTAATTCCCTCGATGCAGGCTTTGCCAAGGGGCCAATTCGCGTCAACCCACTGACTGGGGAAATCTTAGACGCAGATATCATTATTGATGCCAATATGGTGCGTTCAGTCAATCAGCAGTATCGCGCCTTGAGAAATACAACTACGTCCCTGGGTGATAATTCCTGTCCGACTCTAGATAAACAACAGGAGTCTTCAGAATTTTGCTATGGGATGGAATCTACAAATCAAGCCGCGTTTGGATCTTTGGCGTTGTCACTTTTGCCGCAAACGACACCGCAACCAGAACTGATGCAAGAATATGTGCATCAATATCTGCGTTCAGTGGTGGCGCATGAAGTGGGACATACTCTGGGTTTACGCCACAACTTTCAAGGCAGTACCATGTTAACGCCTGAACAATTAAATGATACTGCCATTACCCATACTAAAGGTTTAGTAGCTTCGGTGATGGATTATGTACCTGTGAATATTGCACCCCAGGGAGTAAAACAGGGAGACTATTTTCCTTGGGTTGTCGGCCCCTATGACGAGTGGGCGATAGAGTATGGCTATAAACCCAGTCCACACGCAGGACTTAAACCCTACATCCCAGAAGCAGAGAAAGATTTTTTAGAGCAGATTGCTTTAGCTTCACCACAACCAGAATTATCTTACTCTACTGATGAAGATATTTGGGATATTAATCCCCTGGCTAATGTTTGGGATATGAGTAGTGATGTTTTAGTCTATTCCCAATGGCAAATGGATAACGCCCGTGTGATGTGGCAGCATTTGAATGAGCATTCTTTGGCGAAAGGCGAAAGTTATAGTAATTTGGGTGTTTTATTTAATAAGATATTGCAATATTATTTTCGCAATGCCACTTTACTTTCAAAGTACATCGGTGGACAATCTTTTCAGCGTCTCCATGTAGGTGATGATTATTCTTGGGTGTTTGTCGGAGTTCCACGAGACAAACAACATCAAGCATTGACAAAACTACAGGAGTATGTATTTGCTGAAGATGCTTTCACTTTTTCACCACAATTATTAAATCAGCTAGCACCTTCACGCTGGGAACACTGGGGAAGCATGACACCCAGTAACCGCCTTGACTATCCCATTCACGAACGGATTTTGCAGTTTCAAACTAGGATATTACGATCGCTGTTAGATAGCGATCGCTTGCATCGGTTACGTGATTTAGAATTAAAAAACCCCAATAATCAAGCTTTATCTATTCCTGAACTGTTTGACAGCTTACAAACAGGTATTTGGACAGAACTTTTCCACAACACGCAACCAAAGCA
- a CDS encoding Tab2/Atab2 family RNA-binding protein, with protein MGSIWEIDFYSRPILDENQKKIWEVLVCESPLDIRTNLDSLFRYAKYCPSTQVNSVWLRTALQEAIDKAGEAPIKIRFFRRQMNNMITKACEDLGIPSLPSRKTLVLNQWLQQRMTEVYPQEAGYQGGTNPSVRLDSPLPQRLPDALEGQQWIFVSLSAGELAEMPEWEIGFSEAFPLDLAQLAPETRIPGILIFSPRALPLAGWMSGLELAFLRIDEKQGTKLVLETGSTESWILANIKNPTTLAEAKGFEAAKQKANGVHFLGVQSDPQAEAFAGFWLLQEISLP; from the coding sequence ATGGGCAGTATTTGGGAAATAGATTTTTACTCCCGTCCGATTTTGGACGAAAATCAGAAAAAAATTTGGGAAGTCTTAGTCTGTGAAAGTCCTTTAGATATTCGCACAAACTTAGATTCTCTATTCCGTTATGCAAAGTATTGTCCTAGTACACAGGTAAACTCAGTCTGGTTAAGGACAGCATTACAGGAAGCTATCGATAAAGCTGGGGAAGCACCAATCAAAATTCGCTTTTTCCGCCGCCAAATGAACAATATGATTACTAAAGCTTGCGAAGATTTGGGGATTCCTTCCCTACCTAGTCGCAAGACTTTGGTACTTAACCAATGGCTGCAACAGCGTATGACTGAGGTTTATCCCCAAGAAGCAGGCTATCAAGGGGGGACAAATCCTTCAGTCAGGTTAGATAGTCCTTTACCCCAGAGATTACCTGATGCCCTAGAAGGACAACAATGGATATTTGTCTCCTTATCGGCTGGAGAGTTGGCGGAGATGCCAGAATGGGAAATCGGCTTTAGTGAAGCTTTTCCCCTAGATTTGGCACAACTAGCCCCCGAAACCCGCATCCCTGGTATTTTGATTTTCTCACCTAGGGCTTTACCTTTAGCTGGCTGGATGTCGGGTTTGGAGTTGGCATTTTTGCGGATTGATGAGAAACAAGGAACGAAGTTAGTTTTAGAAACTGGTTCTACAGAAAGTTGGATTTTAGCCAATATCAAAAATCCCACCACCTTAGCTGAAGCCAAGGGTTTTGAAGCTGCCAAGCAAAAAGCTAATGGTGTACATTTTCTAGGCGTACAATCTGATCCGCAAGCCGAAGCTTTCGCAGGATTTTGGCTATTACAGGAGATTAGTTTGCCTTAA
- a CDS encoding DUF6464 family protein, whose protein sequence is MFRTLLLITIGLLPSLFSLWVIRKTHWRIRLRLRQAAINASRARIQQSLRPVEGDRYYLEGVGFLIGDISCKFNARCGYLRCAVNPHGPCKGCRYYEARD, encoded by the coding sequence GTGTTTAGGACACTTTTACTAATTACTATTGGTTTGTTACCTTCCCTGTTTTCGCTATGGGTAATTCGTAAAACCCATTGGCGGATACGTTTACGGTTGCGCCAAGCCGCCATTAACGCTTCTAGAGCTAGGATACAACAAAGTCTTAGACCAGTAGAGGGCGATCGCTATTACCTAGAAGGAGTAGGCTTCCTCATTGGTGACATTAGTTGTAAATTCAATGCCCGTTGTGGTTATCTCCGTTGTGCAGTCAACCCTCACGGCCCCTGTAAAGGGTGTAGGTATTATGAGGCGAGGGATTAA
- a CDS encoding protein-glutamate O-methyltransferase CheR produces MILPKPDLEDIEIQLLLQGLYLYYGYDFRNYAQASLKRRILSFIHSQGLKNISALQEKLLHDRTSLEQFLTNITVNVTSMFRDPSFYLCFRSKVIPLLKTYPFIRIWHAGCSTGEEVYSMAILLQEENLYHRCRIYATDTNEKVLQTAKSGIFPLKLMQEYTQMYLKAGGKQSFSEYYTAAYDHAIFRTTLKENVIFAQHNLATDSSFNEFNVIICRNVLIYFNQILQKQVHTLFHNSLCNFGILGLGKQESLRFTPYEQYYEEIAKGEKLYRRLN; encoded by the coding sequence ATGATTTTGCCTAAACCCGATTTAGAGGACATTGAAATTCAGTTGCTATTGCAAGGTTTATACCTATATTACGGTTATGACTTCCGTAACTATGCTCAGGCTTCTTTGAAAAGACGCATTCTGAGTTTCATACACTCTCAGGGTCTGAAGAATATTTCCGCATTACAAGAAAAATTACTGCACGATCGCACATCTTTGGAACAATTTTTAACTAATATCACCGTCAACGTCACATCAATGTTCCGTGACCCTAGTTTTTATTTGTGCTTTCGGAGTAAAGTTATACCATTACTCAAAACTTACCCTTTCATTCGTATCTGGCACGCTGGCTGTTCTACTGGGGAAGAAGTCTATTCAATGGCAATTCTCCTCCAGGAAGAAAACCTGTATCACCGTTGTCGCATATATGCTACTGATACTAATGAAAAGGTACTGCAAACTGCCAAAAGTGGGATTTTTCCACTCAAGTTAATGCAAGAATATACCCAAATGTATCTGAAAGCTGGTGGCAAGCAGTCTTTCTCAGAATATTACACTGCTGCTTATGATCACGCAATTTTTCGCACTACATTGAAAGAAAATGTGATATTTGCCCAGCATAATCTGGCTACAGATAGTTCTTTCAATGAGTTCAATGTGATAATATGCCGCAACGTTTTAATCTACTTTAATCAAATATTACAAAAGCAAGTGCATACACTATTTCATAATAGTTTGTGTAATTTTGGTATCTTGGGTTTAGGTAAACAAGAATCACTGAGATTTACCCCTTATGAACAATACTATGAAGAAATAGCTAAAGGTGAAAAACTTTACCGGAGGCTGAACTAG